The following coding sequences are from one Plasmodium coatneyi strain Hackeri chromosome 11, complete sequence window:
- a CDS encoding KIR protein — protein MPDQRGKLTKEDDLDQLPSRERVSHTVKGRTVSTNCNGEQDGEDAKKQVGAYLKERDKGEYADQIVGTWCYIHENLKVTKSNYDWCYVFYYWLGDILLKYGQNPDSFSDVMDAIYPILRKSTLGNVCQIICRGIDKEIFDRRKIIYDYFMDYTLIKHQLGGGNKSCDLAYHQHLEAIKLVCPIVEGDCAPNNGHSSDQFCTWFNAEKGKGNNYCEGNQLSKLTCTPPPNHNPNQAGSSGSFSDADQSAGGSVAPAVSGGALSTVALPALAYIFYKYKPFFLNKRNHSDARRKKRSTIHHDLNTLTDDDDNTSTETYSRTNLTDTATKYSVPYTSSSSR, from the exons ATGCCGGatcaaagaggaaaattaacG AAGGAGGATGATTTGGACCAGTTACCTTCAAGAGAACGTGTAAGCCATACAGTCAAAGGGAGAACAGTTTCAACCAACTGTAATGGAGAGCAGGATGGAGAAGATGCTAAGAAGCAGGTAGGAGCTTACCTTAAGGAGCGGGATAAGGGAGAATATGCGGATCAGATTGTCGGAACCTGGTGTTACATACATGAAAACCTGAAAGTCACTAAGTCCAATTATGATTGGTGTTATGTTTTCtactattggttaggagatatATTGTTGAAGTATGGACAAAATCCCGATTCATTTTCTGACGTCATGGACGCGATTTACCCAATATTGAGGAAATCAACTCTTGGGAATGTGTGCCAAATAATATGTCGTGGTATTGACAAAGAAATTTTCgacagaaggaaaataatatatgattACTTCATGGACTACACCCTTATTAAACATCAATTAGGTGGAGGTAACAAATCCTGTGACCTAGCATATCACCAGCACCTAGAGGCCATTAAATTAGTGTGTCCTATTGTGGAGGGGGATTGCGCACCAAATAATGGACATTCGAGTGATCAATTTTGTACATGGTTTAAtgcagaaaaagggaaaggtaaCAATTACTGTGAAGGGAACCAACTAtcaaaattaacatgcacACCACCACCAAACCACAATCCAAACCAGGCCGGTTCATCTGGTTCGTTTAGTGATGCTGATCAAAGTGCAGGTGGTAGTGTAGCACCagctgtgtctggtggtgCATTGTCCACCGTAGCATTACCAGCATtggcatacattttttacaag tataaaccattcttccttaataAACGTAACCATTCTGATgccagaaggaagaaaagatcaACCATTCACCACGATTTGAACACCTTAACAGACGACGACGACAACACTTCTACAGAAACATATTCTAGAACCAACCTAACCGACACTGCAACaaaatattctgttccatatacttcatcatcatccagatga